The following proteins come from a genomic window of Streptomyces sp. NBC_00539:
- a CDS encoding DivIVA domain-containing protein: MPLTPEDVRNKQFTTVRLREGYDEDEVDAFLDEVESELTRLLRENEDLRAKLAAATRAAAQNQQQQGMRKPEPQDQRGPGGPVPAAISGPPQQQPQMGPPQLPGGQPQLPAGPGGHGPQGPGPMGGPMQQHGMGGQPQQMGQQQQMGQQPMQQQSMGGQNPLGQPMGQQMGQQMQPMGQQMQPMGQPMHQQQPQLPQQGPGGDSAARVLSLAQQTADQAIAEARSEANKIVGEARSRAEGLERDARAKADALERDAQEKHRVAMGSLESARATLERKVEDLRGFEREYRTRLKSYLESQLRQLETQADDSLAPPRGPSGPALPPSPAPSMAPAGAMGHSMGGPSPMGGPSPMGGGPSYGGQQQMSPAMTQPMAPVRPAAPQPMQAPSPMRGFLIDEDDN; encoded by the coding sequence ATGCCGCTGACTCCCGAGGACGTGCGGAACAAGCAGTTCACGACCGTCCGCCTCCGAGAAGGCTATGACGAGGACGAGGTCGATGCCTTCCTCGACGAGGTCGAGTCCGAACTGACGCGCCTGCTGCGCGAGAACGAGGACCTGCGCGCGAAGCTGGCCGCCGCTACGCGAGCCGCCGCGCAGAACCAGCAGCAGCAGGGCATGCGCAAGCCCGAGCCCCAGGACCAGCGAGGCCCCGGAGGCCCCGTCCCGGCGGCCATATCCGGCCCGCCGCAGCAGCAGCCGCAGATGGGCCCGCCGCAGCTGCCGGGCGGCCAGCCGCAGCTCCCCGCCGGCCCCGGCGGCCACGGCCCGCAGGGCCCCGGCCCGATGGGCGGCCCCATGCAGCAGCACGGCATGGGCGGTCAGCCGCAGCAGATGGGACAGCAGCAGCAGATGGGCCAGCAGCCCATGCAGCAGCAGTCCATGGGCGGCCAGAACCCGCTCGGCCAGCCCATGGGGCAGCAGATGGGCCAGCAGATGCAGCCGATGGGGCAGCAGATGCAGCCCATGGGCCAGCCCATGCACCAGCAGCAGCCGCAGCTCCCGCAGCAGGGCCCCGGTGGCGACAGCGCCGCCCGCGTCCTGTCGCTCGCGCAGCAGACCGCCGACCAGGCGATCGCGGAGGCCCGCTCCGAGGCCAACAAGATCGTCGGCGAGGCCCGTAGCCGCGCCGAGGGCCTGGAGCGGGACGCCCGTGCCAAGGCCGACGCGCTGGAGCGGGACGCGCAGGAGAAGCACCGCGTCGCGATGGGCTCCCTGGAGTCCGCCCGCGCCACGCTGGAGCGCAAGGTCGAGGACCTGCGGGGCTTCGAGCGCGAGTACCGTACGCGCCTCAAGTCCTACCTGGAATCGCAGCTGCGCCAGCTGGAGACCCAGGCCGACGACTCCCTCGCCCCGCCGCGCGGTCCGTCCGGTCCGGCGCTGCCGCCGTCGCCGGCCCCCTCGATGGCTCCGGCCGGTGCGATGGGCCACTCCATGGGCGGCCCGTCCCCCATGGGCGGTCCCTCCCCGATGGGCGGCGGTCCGTCCTACGGCGGTCAGCAGCAGATGTCCCCGGCGATGACGCAGCCGATGGCTCCGGTGCGGCCGGCTGCGCCGCAGCCGATGCAGGCGCCGTCTCCCATGCGGGGCTTCCTGATCGACGAGGACGACAACTAA